A genomic segment from Trichocoleus sp. encodes:
- a CDS encoding B12-binding domain-containing radical SAM protein encodes MKALLLYPQFPQSFWSYDRFMEIAGLKAVIPPLGIITVAALLPQDWEIRFHDRNVACETAADWEWCDIVILSAMLVQKPDFQALIRKAVQLGKPVAVGGPYPTSVPQDALEAGANFLVLDEGEMTVPQFLAAIDRGETEGVFRSLDKPDVTQSPLPRFDLLQQDAYLMMAIQFSRGCPFNCEFCDIISLYGRKPRTKEPSQALAELQALYDLGWRGSLFIVDDNFIGNQRNVKRFLHDLIPWMQQHNYPFTFITEASVNLAEDDELLQLMSEAGFYAVFLGIETPDQDSLQVTRKVQNTRNPLVEACNKINEAGLLIYAGFILGFDGERFGAGDRIQAFIEQTSIPQPMLGILQALPNTALWERLKKEQRLIDEGSHPTGDQNTLMNFVPTRPLAEIAREYVEGFWTLYEPQNYLKRCLQQCLKVRSPKHQTHMMQFPLGKSIQFLAQLIWYQGICRSEIRGQFWRQLWIILVKKPQVLNLYLGLCAAGEHFWEYRALARERIAQQLGYDPLETPTTFVPERISVTS; translated from the coding sequence ATGAAAGCACTGCTGCTCTACCCCCAGTTTCCTCAGTCTTTCTGGTCTTATGATCGCTTCATGGAAATTGCCGGACTAAAGGCAGTGATCCCGCCTCTGGGAATTATTACAGTTGCAGCACTTTTGCCGCAGGACTGGGAGATTCGGTTCCACGATCGAAATGTTGCTTGTGAAACCGCAGCAGATTGGGAGTGGTGCGACATCGTGATCCTTTCAGCCATGCTGGTACAAAAGCCAGATTTCCAGGCACTGATTCGGAAAGCAGTTCAGTTGGGCAAACCAGTTGCTGTGGGCGGTCCCTATCCCACTTCTGTTCCTCAAGATGCTTTAGAGGCTGGAGCCAATTTCTTGGTTCTGGATGAAGGCGAGATGACCGTTCCCCAATTTCTGGCAGCGATCGATCGGGGTGAAACCGAGGGAGTTTTCCGCTCACTTGATAAACCAGATGTAACCCAAAGCCCTCTGCCACGTTTCGATTTGCTTCAGCAGGATGCTTACCTGATGATGGCAATCCAATTTTCGCGCGGATGCCCGTTCAACTGCGAATTTTGTGACATCATTTCTCTCTATGGTCGCAAGCCTCGCACAAAAGAACCGAGTCAAGCTCTGGCGGAGTTGCAAGCTCTCTACGACTTAGGTTGGCGCGGCTCACTCTTCATTGTGGATGACAACTTTATTGGCAACCAGCGAAACGTCAAACGCTTCCTGCATGACCTGATTCCCTGGATGCAGCAGCACAACTACCCGTTCACTTTCATCACAGAAGCGTCGGTCAACCTGGCAGAGGATGACGAATTACTTCAGTTGATGAGTGAAGCAGGATTTTATGCCGTCTTCCTGGGTATTGAAACCCCCGACCAAGACAGCTTACAAGTTACCCGCAAAGTGCAAAACACCCGTAATCCTCTCGTTGAAGCTTGCAACAAAATCAATGAGGCAGGGTTGTTAATTTATGCTGGATTTATTCTCGGTTTTGACGGAGAACGGTTCGGAGCAGGCGATCGGATTCAAGCCTTTATTGAACAAACTAGCATTCCTCAACCGATGCTAGGTATTCTCCAAGCATTACCCAATACAGCCCTTTGGGAACGACTCAAAAAAGAGCAGCGCTTAATTGACGAAGGCAGTCATCCAACAGGCGATCAGAACACGCTGATGAATTTCGTCCCAACTCGTCCGCTTGCCGAAATTGCCAGAGAGTATGTTGAAGGTTTCTGGACGCTGTATGAACCCCAGAACTATCTCAAGCGTTGTTTGCAACAATGTCTCAAAGTTCGTTCTCCGAAGCACCAAACACACATGATGCAGTTTCCGCTTGGCAAGAGCATCCAGTTTCTTGCTCAACTGATCTGGTATCAGGGGATTTGCCGTTCTGAAATTCGGGGACAGTTTTGGCGACAGCTCTGGATTATCCTGGTGAAGAAACCGCAGGTTCTCAATCTATATTTGGGGTTATGCGCGGCTGGTGAACACTTTTGGGAATATCGTGCGTTAGCGAGAGAACGCATTGCTCAACAGCTGGGTTATGACCCGCTAGAAACCCCAACAACGTTTGTTCCAGAACGGATATCGGTCACATCTTAA
- the arfB gene encoding alternative ribosome rescue aminoacyl-tRNA hydrolase ArfB has product MLQISNTVTIPEQEIEMSAVRSQGAGGQNVNKVATAIHLRFDILASSLPEPYKERLLQLNDQRITKEGVIVIKSQEHRSQEQNREEALQRLQLLIKSAITLPKPRKPSKPTRSSQRKRLDSKSKRSQIKLMRGKIIDE; this is encoded by the coding sequence ATGCTGCAAATTTCTAACACTGTGACAATTCCAGAACAAGAGATTGAGATGAGTGCAGTGCGCTCTCAAGGTGCAGGGGGTCAAAACGTAAATAAGGTGGCAACTGCTATCCATTTGCGCTTTGACATCCTGGCGTCTTCTTTGCCGGAGCCATACAAAGAGCGTCTGTTGCAATTGAATGATCAGCGGATCACTAAAGAAGGCGTGATCGTGATTAAATCTCAGGAACACCGCAGTCAGGAGCAGAACCGCGAAGAGGCACTACAGCGATTGCAGTTGCTGATTAAGAGTGCAATCACCTTACCGAAACCTCGTAAGCCTAGTAAACCCACCCGTAGTTCTCAGCGAAAACGGCTTGACAGTAAAAGTAAGCGAAGCCAAATCAAGTTGATGCGGGGAAAAATCATCGACGAGTAG
- the glgB gene encoding 1,4-alpha-glucan branching protein GlgB, giving the protein MTAIYSTAQTQLTLLTEEDLYLFNEGSHFHLYEKLGAHLVHHNGVDGVYFAVWAPNAAYVSVKGDFNNWSQDSHPLVRKGQSGIWEGWIPGISKGSVYKYRIVSQHQGYEVEKADPMALAYEVPPKTASVVWDSEYTWNDADWMATRQQRNALDAPMSIYEVHLGSWMHVPEEGDRSLSYREMAHKLADYVTQMGFTHVEFLPITEHPFYASWGYQTTGFFAPSSRFGTLQDFQYLVDYLHQHNIGVILDWVPSHFPMDQHAIAYFDGTNLYEHADPRQGYHPDWGSLIFNYGRHEVRSFLISSAFFWLDKFHIDGLRVDAVASMLYLDYSRKHGEWIPNSQGGNENLEAISFLRRFNEAVYAHFPDVQTIAEESTAFTMVSRPIYVGGLGFGLKWDMGWMHDTLSYFSHEPVHRKYHHSQVTFRMLYAFQENFVLPLSHDEVVHGKGSLINKMPGDIWQKFANLRSLYGYMYAQAAKKLLFMGGEFGQWAEWNHDKSLDWHLLEQPMHQGLQRWVADLNRLYRSEPALHELDCEPDGFEWIDCNDVDNSVFTLLRKSRTEEDMILVTCNFTPLPRYNYRVGVPHAGFWQERLNGDAAEYGGSGVGNFGGVNADEIPYHGHPYSIEVTLPPLAVAFFQCSK; this is encoded by the coding sequence ATGACTGCAATTTATTCAACGGCTCAAACCCAACTTACGCTACTTACTGAAGAGGACCTTTACCTGTTTAATGAGGGGTCGCATTTTCACTTGTATGAGAAGCTGGGAGCACATCTCGTTCACCACAATGGCGTTGATGGAGTCTATTTTGCAGTCTGGGCACCTAACGCTGCTTATGTCTCTGTTAAGGGGGATTTTAATAACTGGAGCCAAGACAGTCATCCCCTGGTTCGTAAGGGGCAATCTGGAATTTGGGAAGGCTGGATTCCGGGAATCAGCAAAGGCAGCGTTTATAAATATCGCATCGTTTCACAACATCAGGGCTACGAAGTTGAAAAGGCTGATCCAATGGCGCTGGCGTATGAAGTGCCGCCTAAAACTGCTTCAGTCGTTTGGGATAGTGAGTATACCTGGAATGATGCTGACTGGATGGCAACTCGTCAGCAGCGGAATGCGCTAGATGCTCCAATGTCCATCTACGAAGTGCATCTTGGTTCCTGGATGCATGTACCCGAAGAAGGCGATCGATCGCTGTCCTATCGCGAAATGGCGCATAAGCTGGCAGACTACGTGACGCAAATGGGGTTCACCCACGTTGAATTTCTGCCAATCACCGAGCATCCCTTTTATGCCTCCTGGGGCTATCAGACCACCGGATTTTTTGCCCCAAGCAGCCGTTTTGGGACGCTGCAAGATTTTCAGTACCTTGTTGATTATTTGCATCAGCACAATATTGGTGTGATTCTCGATTGGGTTCCATCCCATTTCCCAATGGATCAACATGCGATCGCTTATTTTGACGGCACAAACCTCTATGAACATGCTGATCCCAGGCAGGGCTACCATCCCGATTGGGGCAGTCTCATCTTCAACTATGGGCGACATGAAGTTCGCAGCTTCCTGATCAGCAGCGCCTTCTTCTGGCTCGATAAGTTTCATATCGATGGGCTGCGGGTTGATGCTGTTGCCTCAATGCTTTATCTCGACTATTCCCGCAAGCATGGTGAATGGATTCCCAATTCGCAGGGTGGTAATGAGAATTTAGAGGCGATCAGCTTTTTGCGGCGCTTCAATGAAGCCGTTTATGCTCACTTCCCGGATGTACAGACGATCGCTGAAGAATCTACCGCCTTTACCATGGTGTCACGCCCAATCTATGTAGGTGGGCTGGGCTTTGGGCTGAAGTGGGATATGGGCTGGATGCATGATACTCTGAGCTACTTCTCGCATGAGCCAGTCCACCGGAAATATCACCACAGCCAGGTCACCTTCCGGATGCTTTATGCTTTCCAGGAGAACTTCGTTTTGCCGCTCTCGCATGATGAAGTCGTTCATGGTAAGGGTTCGCTGATTAATAAGATGCCTGGAGACATATGGCAAAAGTTTGCCAACTTGCGATCGCTCTACGGCTACATGTATGCACAAGCGGCGAAAAAGCTGCTGTTTATGGGCGGTGAATTTGGACAATGGGCAGAATGGAATCATGACAAAAGCCTCGACTGGCATCTTCTGGAACAGCCGATGCATCAAGGGCTACAGCGATGGGTTGCTGACCTGAACCGACTTTACCGCAGCGAACCAGCCTTGCATGAGTTGGACTGCGAACCTGATGGGTTTGAGTGGATCGACTGTAACGATGTGGATAATAGTGTCTTTACGCTGCTCCGCAAAAGCCGAACGGAAGAAGATATGATCCTGGTGACCTGCAACTTCACGCCGTTGCCTCGCTACAATTACCGGGTGGGAGTCCCTCATGCAGGTTTTTGGCAAGAGCGATTGAACGGTGATGCCGCAGAATATGGTGGTAGCGGAGTGGGTAATTTTGGTGGTGTCAATGCAGATGAGATTCCCTATCACGGACATCCTTATTCGATCGAGGTCACATTACCACCGTTGGCGGTCGCGTTCTTCCAGTGCAGTAAGTAA
- a CDS encoding polyphosphate kinase 2 family protein — translation MKFDPFIVKPGSKTKLKDYDSRFIGSFEDKEIKLSKQELKEQADELMLRGIKRLGEFQEKLYAQNTYSLLCLFQAMDAAGKDSTIKHVMSGINPQGCQVFSFKQPSMEELDHDYLWRYSKSLPECGRIGIFNRSYYEEVLVVRVHPELLERQQLPEKLKKSKRIWEQRFEEINNFEKYLVNNGVIVLKFFLNVSKEEQKKRFLARLDLPEKNWKFSASDVQERQHWQDYMNAYEDIFNRTSTEWAPWYIIPADRKWYMRLVVAGIIQQTLENLGLEYPVVTEAQRQSLAEARKILESEP, via the coding sequence ATGAAGTTTGATCCATTCATCGTCAAACCAGGCTCAAAAACTAAACTCAAAGACTACGATTCTCGCTTCATTGGTAGCTTTGAGGACAAGGAAATTAAACTTTCCAAGCAAGAACTGAAAGAACAGGCAGATGAACTGATGCTGCGCGGCATCAAACGCCTCGGTGAATTTCAGGAAAAGCTTTATGCCCAAAACACCTACTCGCTGCTCTGTTTATTTCAGGCAATGGATGCAGCCGGAAAGGACAGCACGATCAAGCACGTTATGTCAGGCATCAATCCGCAGGGCTGCCAGGTGTTTAGCTTTAAGCAACCCTCTATGGAAGAACTCGATCATGATTACTTATGGCGTTACAGTAAATCTTTGCCAGAGTGCGGCAGAATTGGCATTTTTAACCGCTCTTATTATGAGGAAGTGCTGGTTGTGCGCGTCCATCCTGAACTGCTAGAGCGGCAGCAGCTACCTGAGAAACTCAAGAAAAGTAAGAGAATTTGGGAGCAGCGATTTGAAGAGATTAACAATTTTGAAAAATACTTGGTGAACAATGGGGTAATCGTTCTGAAGTTTTTCTTGAACGTATCGAAAGAAGAACAAAAAAAACGGTTTTTGGCAAGGCTCGATCTTCCTGAAAAGAACTGGAAATTCTCTGCAAGCGATGTCCAAGAGCGACAACATTGGCAGGATTATATGAATGCCTATGAAGATATCTTTAATCGCACCAGTACGGAATGGGCACCCTGGTATATTATTCCAGCCGATCGAAAATGGTATATGCGGCTAGTCGTGGCTGGTATTATTCAGCAGACTCTAGAAAACCTGGGGCTTGAATACCCAGTGGTGACAGAGGCGCAGCGGCAGTCTTTGGCAGAGGCCCGCAAAATTCTAGAATCAGAGCCTTAA